Within Bdellovibrio sp. ArHS, the genomic segment CTCCGCCGCCACCACCGCCACCGCCACCACCACCGCCACCACCACCTCCGCCTCCTCAGCCACCTCCACCGCAAGAGATGTGCGGCAATTTCAGGTTGCCTTGGACTATGTATCCCTGCGATACATTTATTGGCGGCGGCGGAGGAGGAGGCGATGGCGGCGGAAACTAGTTTTAATTTCTCAGGTCCCCTCTGTAGGGGACCCACTGGGGGATGTTCGTCGGCAGCACGCTGCGCTAATATTTAGCGGAACGCGCTTATTCATTCAGCAAATGGATAAAATCGATAGCGATCGGTCTTGAGGCTGTGATATTCAATGCGATCTTATGCAACTGAGTGATCGCAGCTTTGATATTTCACCACGACGGGATCTTTCTGTCGTTGATGATGCTAAATTACGCCAAGACTTCTTTTCGGCCTCAAGAAATCTCTTGAAGAAAATACAGCGCCTAGAAAAGGAATATGCTGACTTTGTTAACCACGATCAAGTGTTGTATCAGGATTGGTATAAAGTCACCTTCAAAGAGGAACTGCAGAGCCTCGATGCCATGGAGAAGCGTTGTCGAAGTTTGGCGCATTTTCATGTGCACTTGCAGTACGTAGCGCAAACGATGAAGGTGTCTCTTGAAGAAGCCTATCTTTTGCTTAAAAATGAGGAAGTTCAATATGAGTCCGGGGACGAAAGCTGGCGTTTTGTAATAGATAAGCTTCGTTCAGAGCGCTTTACCAATGCGACGAAAACACAGAACACGCCGTCATCCTCTGAGCGAGCGATGAAGAATCAAGCTCATTATAGCGAAGAAGTGAATTTGAATTTGGGAGATGTCCTGTGTGAGGATGATTCCGCTTTGAGCGGATTTAGTCGTTATTCGCGTTCGGTGTATCACTATCTTAAAGAGATTGATGACGTTGTGATGGCTCGTCATTTATCAGATGTTTCTGCAGGGTATCAGTTATTCAAAGAATCCTTTCAGATTGCGATGAGATGCGGTGATTGGGCTCTCTTGTTTCGCATCTGGCGAGTAGGGGGGATTGGGTATCAGCATAAACTTCTAAAACCGATGCCGTCCCATTTGAAGGAATTTCTGACAAAAACCTTCGCAGAACAAGCCGCTGAAGAGCTTCCGCGAAGTCTGGATACTCAGGTTGCCTTGCGTTCAGCTTATCGGAAAATAGCCAGACTTCTTCATCCCGATACACAGAGTGTCGATAT encodes:
- a CDS encoding J domain-containing protein, which encodes MQLSDRSFDISPRRDLSVVDDAKLRQDFFSASRNLLKKIQRLEKEYADFVNHDQVLYQDWYKVTFKEELQSLDAMEKRCRSLAHFHVHLQYVAQTMKVSLEEAYLLLKNEEVQYESGDESWRFVIDKLRSERFTNATKTQNTPSSSERAMKNQAHYSEEVNLNLGDVLCEDDSALSGFSRYSRSVYHYLKEIDDVVMARHLSDVSAGYQLFKESFQIAMRCGDWALLFRIWRVGGIGYQHKLLKPMPSHLKEFLTKTFAEQAAEELPRSLDTQVALRSAYRKIARLLHPDTQSVDMSPKQKEWAAKRWEKAQVAYGAQDHVSLKRLEIICLAEMGDLGRMTLEEIYESSLALNDEYQALRKSLKIYRRHPAWKFSTRRKYEVLKVRIRKELGVRFATLQTQILSFENLYDQAAKSSMLSEVSQDFSERISPACWQ